The DNA sequence GGATAATGATCAGCTCTCTGCCTACATGGCAAAACATACCTGCTCTGATATGTTGATTATCCTTTCTGATATTGATGCATATTATGACAAAGACCCAAGAAAAAATGATGATGCACAAAGATTGAAAGTAGTTCATGAAATAGCAGCAGAAGAGTTGCAAAAAGATGTAACGCCAAATAACCTTTTTGCGACAGGCGGTATTGTTACAAAACTAAAAGCCGCTTCTTATCTATTGGAGAATGATCTTCAAATGTTTTTAGCAAGCGGATTTGACCTTGGTGATGTGAGAAGTTTTTGTTTAGAGAAACATCACATCGGTGGTACATTATTTACAAAGGATGTGTAGTGGATGTTATTTTTATGGGGACACCTTCTTATGCAGATGAGATTTTAAAACAACTGATTAATGACTCTGATATTAATGTTGTAGCAGTTTATACTCAGCCTGATAAGCCGGTTGGCAGAAAAAAAGTTTTGACACCGCCTCCTGTAAAAGTAACGGCACAAGATTACAATATAGAAGTGTATCAGCCAAATAGATTACGTGACCAAGAAACTATTGAAGAACTTTTAAAAATTTCATGTGACTATATTATTGTTGCTGCATACGGACAAATCTTGCCAAGAGAGATTTTAGAACATGCTCCGTGTATTAACCTGCATGCTTCGATCTTACCTCAGTATAGAGGTGCAAGTCCGATCCAACAAACACTTCTAAATGGCGATAGTAAAACAGGCGTAACTGCAATGCTTATGGATGAAGGCTTAGATACCGGAGATATTATAAAAATTTCTGAGATTAATGTACCTGATGATGAGATGGTAGCTACTCTTTTTGACAGACTTACTGTTGTAGCATCTGAGCTGACTGTGGATGTACTGAAAAATTATAAAGAGTATACACCTGTTAAACAGGATGAATCAAAAGCTACACATTGTACAAAGATTACAAAAGCCGAAGGAAAAGTAAGTTTTGATAAGGCCGAAGAGCTTTATAATAAATACCGTGCTTTTACTCCATGGCCGGGAATCTATTTAGAGAGCGGTTTAAAACTGAAAAAAATAGCTTTAATAGACAATAGTTCAAATAACGATGCAGGGAAAATACTTGAAGTTAAAAAAGAGAGTATTATTGTCGGATGTTCTCAAGGAAGATTAGAAATTTTCAATGTACAGCCTGAATCAAAAAAAGAGATGAATGTAATAGGCTATATTAACGGAAAAAGGATAGGTGTTGCAGATACTTTATCTTGATGAAGTTGAATCAACACAGACCTATTTAAAAGCAGAACTAAAAAACGCAACAGTTACACCACCTTTTGCCGTATCGGCAGAACTTCAAACAAATGGTATAGGAAGCAGGAATAATTCATGGACAGGATATGAAGGAAACTTGTTTCTTTCATTTGTCCTTCCTGTGTCAGATCTTCCAGACGATCTTAAAGTGGAATCGGCTTCTATATACTTCGCGTATCTGTTAAAAGAGACGTTAGCAGAGATGGGTTCAAAACTTTTTTTAAAATGGCCAAACGATTTTTATATAGATGAATATAAAATCGGCGGTATGATTACAAATGTTTCAAAGCAAAATATTATATGCGGCGTAGGTATTAATCTTATAAAAGCACCTGAAGGCTTTGCTACTATAGATATAGCACTGGATAAAAAAAAGTTATTAGAATATTTTTTCAAAAAAGTTGAAAAAAAAATCTCATGGAAGAAAGTTTTTAGAAAATATAAGTTAGAATTTCATAACAATCAAAAGTTTTTTACACATATAAAAAATAACAAAATTTCTTTAAGCAATGCAGTACTTGAAGAAGATGGTAGTTTAAATATCAATGGTGAGAGGATATACAGTTTAAGATGAGTGAAGTTATAGTAATCGCGAATCAAAAAGGTGGTGTTGGTAAGACTACGACAGCAGTAAATCTAGCTGCCTCACTCGCCGTTGCCGAAAAAAAAGTATTGTTAATCGATTCTGATCCACAGGCAAATGCAACAACTTCACTTGGTTTTCATAGAAATGATTATGAATTTAATATTTACCATGTTCTTATTGGTGCGAAAAAACTTAAAGACATTATTTTAAAATCTGATCTTCCTACATTGCATCTTGCTCCATCGAATATTGGTCTTGTAGGTATTGAAAAAGAATATTACGATGCAGATAAGGCAAGAGGACGTGAGCTTGTACTTAAAAAAGCTATCGCACATGTAAGAAAAGATTATGATTATATAATCATTGATTCTCCACCGGCTCTTGGTCCAATGACAATCAATGCTCTTTCAGCATCGAATTCTGTCATTATTCCTATTCAATGTGAGTTCTTTGCATTAGAAGGTTTAGCACAGTTATTAAACACTATTAAACTAGTAAGAAAATCGATTAACCCTAAGTTGAGTATCAAAGGTTTTGTACCGACAATGTACTCATCGCAAAATAATCTTTCTAAACAGGTATTTGCAGATCTTAAACAACATTTTAGAGGAAAACTTTTTACAGATAAAGATAGTAAATATATAGTAGTACCAAGAAATGTTAAATTAGCTGAGTCTCCATCATTCGGTAAGCCTGCTATATTATATGATGTAAAATCAATCGGATCAATTGCATATCAAAACTTAGCACAAGCTATTATAGAATAGAAGAGGGGAACTGAAGTAGTGAAAAGTCAAAAGCTTGGTCGTGGATTAGATGCTCTTTTAGGAGAAATAGATGAAGCGTATGAAAACGAAGGTACGCATAGAGATGTCATCTTAGAAATATCTATTAAAGATATTCGTCCTAATCCCTTTCAACCAAGAAAACATTTTGACGAAGAAGCATTACAAGAATTAGCAGATTCTATTAAAAATGACGGTCTGATTCAGCCAATAGTTGTAAAAGAAGATATAGACGGATATGTTCTAATCGCAGGCGAGAGACGTTTTCGTGCTTCTAAACTTGCAAAACTAAAAGAGATAAAAGCAATCGTATTAAATTCCGATGAACAAAAAATGCGTAAATTTGCACTTATCGAAAATATTCAACGTGAAGAGTTAAACGCGGTTGAGTTGGCTGAATCTTATGGTGAACTAATTAAACTACATGATTTAACACACGAAGAGCTCTCTGCCATGATACATAAAAGTAGGGCACATATTACAAATACTTTAAGATTGCTACAACTTTCTAAAAAAACTCTCAAAGCATTAGTGGAAAAAACTATTTCAGCTGGACATGCAAAAATTTTAGTCGGTTTAGATGAAAAAGATCAAGAGCGTATGGTTAATTCTATAATTGGTCAAAAATTAAGCGTTCGTGAACTTGAAGCCGAAATAAAGAGTAGAAAACAGGTTGAAAATGCTCCAAAATTAAAAAATGAACAATTTTTATATGATTTTTCAGATTTAAAAGGAAAAATTGATGAATTTGGCATCAATTGTAAAACTTCTGGAAATAAACTCACCTTAGAATTCTCATCAGAAGAAGAAATACGTGAATTTTTGTCACACTTAGTGTAAAATTTGCAAAATTATTAAATTTTTCTTCTTAATTTAACTATCCTTTCAATTTAAATATAGTACAATCACGCAACTTTTAGGAGGTGCTATGTTAGATATAAATCCAATGTTACTTTTGGCTACATTTGTTGTATTTGTTTCACTTATAGCCGTTCTTAATAGTTGGCTTTATAATCCATTGTTTAGTTTTATGAACAAACGTGATGAAGATATCAAGAAAGACCTAGAAAAAGTAGGTTCGAACGATACTGAAATCGCTGAGTTAAAAGCTAAAGCTGAATCAATTGTTATGAATGCTAAACTAGAAGCTTCGGCCCTAAGAGAAAAAGTTATCGCAGATGCTAAAGAGTTAGCAGAGAACAAGTTGGAAGCAAAGCGTGCTGAACTTGCAGTAGATTATGTTGAGTTTAAGCAATCACTTGCGAAATCTCAAGAAGAGTTGACAAAAGAGCTTATGGCTCAAGTTCCGATGTTTAAAGAAGCTGTTAAGGCTAAAATAAGTCAAATATAAGGATGTAATGTGAAGAAAATTTTAGTGTTATTACTAATGGTATCAACTTACGCATTTGCATCTGAAGCAGGGCATGGTGATACAGATATCATTCAAAGAACTGTTAACTTCTTATTATTTGCAGGGCTTATTTGGTACCTTGTGGCTGAACCGGTAAAAAATTACTTCGCCTCAAGAAGTAATGAAATCGCGGATGAATTAAATAAGGTTCAAGAAAAACTTAAAGAATCTGTTGAACTCAAAAAAGAAGCATTGGCTAAAATCTCAGAAGCTGAAAAGTTTGCTGAAGAATTAGCTATTGCATCTAAAAAAGAGAACAAGATTTTAAATGACAATATCATGGCTCAATGTGATTCTGATCTTGAAATTATTGCTA is a window from the Sulfurimonas sp. C5 genome containing:
- the fmt gene encoding methionyl-tRNA formyltransferase, translating into MDVIFMGTPSYADEILKQLINDSDINVVAVYTQPDKPVGRKKVLTPPPVKVTAQDYNIEVYQPNRLRDQETIEELLKISCDYIIVAAYGQILPREILEHAPCINLHASILPQYRGASPIQQTLLNGDSKTGVTAMLMDEGLDTGDIIKISEINVPDDEMVATLFDRLTVVASELTVDVLKNYKEYTPVKQDESKATHCTKITKAEGKVSFDKAEELYNKYRAFTPWPGIYLESGLKLKKIALIDNSSNNDAGKILEVKKESIIVGCSQGRLEIFNVQPESKKEMNVIGYINGKRIGVADTLS
- a CDS encoding ParB/RepB/Spo0J family partition protein, producing MKSQKLGRGLDALLGEIDEAYENEGTHRDVILEISIKDIRPNPFQPRKHFDEEALQELADSIKNDGLIQPIVVKEDIDGYVLIAGERRFRASKLAKLKEIKAIVLNSDEQKMRKFALIENIQREELNAVELAESYGELIKLHDLTHEELSAMIHKSRAHITNTLRLLQLSKKTLKALVEKTISAGHAKILVGLDEKDQERMVNSIIGQKLSVRELEAEIKSRKQVENAPKLKNEQFLYDFSDLKGKIDEFGINCKTSGNKLTLEFSSEEEIREFLSHLV
- a CDS encoding F0F1 ATP synthase subunit B, coding for MKKILVLLLMVSTYAFASEAGHGDTDIIQRTVNFLLFAGLIWYLVAEPVKNYFASRSNEIADELNKVQEKLKESVELKKEALAKISEAEKFAEELAIASKKENKILNDNIMAQCDSDLEIIAKQHESKKDFETRNMVIEVVDEVISETLNQSSEVFDRQAMANVILKKVA
- a CDS encoding AAA family ATPase, giving the protein MSEVIVIANQKGGVGKTTTAVNLAASLAVAEKKVLLIDSDPQANATTSLGFHRNDYEFNIYHVLIGAKKLKDIILKSDLPTLHLAPSNIGLVGIEKEYYDADKARGRELVLKKAIAHVRKDYDYIIIDSPPALGPMTINALSASNSVIIPIQCEFFALEGLAQLLNTIKLVRKSINPKLSIKGFVPTMYSSQNNLSKQVFADLKQHFRGKLFTDKDSKYIVVPRNVKLAESPSFGKPAILYDVKSIGSIAYQNLAQAIIE
- a CDS encoding FoF1 ATP synthase subunit B', whose amino-acid sequence is MLDINPMLLLATFVVFVSLIAVLNSWLYNPLFSFMNKRDEDIKKDLEKVGSNDTEIAELKAKAESIVMNAKLEASALREKVIADAKELAENKLEAKRAELAVDYVEFKQSLAKSQEELTKELMAQVPMFKEAVKAKISQI
- a CDS encoding biotin--[acetyl-CoA-carboxylase] ligase; this encodes MLQILYLDEVESTQTYLKAELKNATVTPPFAVSAELQTNGIGSRNNSWTGYEGNLFLSFVLPVSDLPDDLKVESASIYFAYLLKETLAEMGSKLFLKWPNDFYIDEYKIGGMITNVSKQNIICGVGINLIKAPEGFATIDIALDKKKLLEYFFKKVEKKISWKKVFRKYKLEFHNNQKFFTHIKNNKISLSNAVLEEDGSLNINGERIYSLR